A section of the Oreochromis aureus strain Israel breed Guangdong linkage group 22, ZZ_aureus, whole genome shotgun sequence genome encodes:
- the edn1 gene encoding endothelin-1, translating to MDIYVWISVLSVMYSWISSTALSAPAGDALTASTVNQGRHVRTKRCSCASFQDKECVYFCHLDIIWVNTPERVVSYGLGNAPRTRRALADSSAPRSVPRCQCVRENDNTCLNFCRPENRLRYETTADVVIRSPGGDDGAGAQRKQKLAADTDRIKRLKNSSDKRAPPPALRAALKTRLLLEKWRVRQHHRARAWEGESVAS from the exons ATGGATATATACGTTTGGATTTCCGTGTTATCAGTGATGTACTCCTGGATTTCCTCCACAG CCCTGTCGGCCCCCGCCGGAGACGCGCTCACTGCCTCCACCGTCAACCAGGGGCGCCATGTGCGGACCAAACGCTGTTCCTGCGCATCGTTCCAGGACAAGGAGTGCGTCTATTTCTGCCACCTGGACATCAtatgggtcaacacacctga GCGCGTGGTCTCGTACGGACTGGGCAACGCTCCGCGGACGCGGCGCGCGCTCGCGGACTCCAGCGCACCCAGGAGCGTACCTCGCTGCCAGTGTGTCCGGGAAAACGACAACACCTGCCTGAACTTCTGCCGGCCTGAAAACCGCCTCAG GTATGAGACAACGGCCGACGTGGTGATTCGCTCCCCCGGGGGCGACGACGGTGCTGGGGCGCAGCGCAAACAAAAGCTGGCAGCAGACACGGACAGGATTAAGAG GTTGAAGAACAGCAGTGATAAACGGGCACCGCCTCCAGCGCTCAGGGCTGCACTGAAAACCCGCCTGCTCTTGGAGAAGTGGAGGGTGAGACAGCACCACAGGGCGAGAGCATGGGAGGGCGAGAGCGTGGCCTCCTAA